Within the Enterobacter roggenkampii genome, the region CTTCTCGGATATTCTGACCATTCCGGATGCGATGGGCCTTGGCCTGTACTTCGAAACCGGTGAAGGCCCGCGTTTTACCTCTCCGATCAGAAGCAAAGCCGACGTGGACAAGCTGCCGATCCCCGATCCGGAAGGCGAGCTGGGCTACGTGATGAACGCTGTGCGCACCATTCGCCGCGAGCTGAAAGGTGAGGTGCCGCTGATTGGCTTCTCCGGCAGCCCGTGGACGCTGGCGACCTATATGGTGGAAGGGGGCAGCAGCAAAGCCTTCACCCTGATTAAAAAGATGATGTACGCCGAGCCGCTGGCCCTGCATGCGCTGCTCGACAAGCTGGCGAAGAGCGTCACGCTCTATCTGAACGCGCAGATTAAGGCAGGTGCACAGTCGGTGATGATTTTCGACACCTGGGGCGGCGTGCTGACCGGCCGCGATTATCAGCAGTTCTCCCTGTACTACATGCATAAAATCGTCGACGGCCTGCTGCGTGAAAACGAAGGTCGCCGCGTGCCGGTGACGCTGTTTACCAAAGGTGGCGGCCAGTGGCTGGAAGCGATGGCGGCCACCGGCTGCGACGCGCTGGGGCTCGACTGGACTACCGATATCGCTGATGCCCGCCGCCGCGTGGGCGACAAAGTAGCGCTTCAGGGCAATATGGACCCGTCCATGCTCTATGCGCCGCCTGCCCGCATTGAAGAAGAAGTGTCGACTATACTGTCTGGTTTCGGCCAGGGGGAAGGCCACGTCTTTAACCTCGGCCACGGTATTCATCAGGATGTACCGCCAGAGCACGCAGGCGTATTTGTGGAGG harbors:
- the hemE gene encoding uroporphyrinogen decarboxylase; translated protein: MTELKNDRYLRALLRQPVDVTPVWMMRQAGRYLPEYKATRAQAGDFMSLCKNAELACEVTLQPLRRFPLDAAILFSDILTIPDAMGLGLYFETGEGPRFTSPIRSKADVDKLPIPDPEGELGYVMNAVRTIRRELKGEVPLIGFSGSPWTLATYMVEGGSSKAFTLIKKMMYAEPLALHALLDKLAKSVTLYLNAQIKAGAQSVMIFDTWGGVLTGRDYQQFSLYYMHKIVDGLLRENEGRRVPVTLFTKGGGQWLEAMAATGCDALGLDWTTDIADARRRVGDKVALQGNMDPSMLYAPPARIEEEVSTILSGFGQGEGHVFNLGHGIHQDVPPEHAGVFVEAVHRLSAQYHK